One genomic region from Chloroflexota bacterium encodes:
- the mce gene encoding methylmalonyl-CoA epimerase — MDVKKLHHIALVVKDIDESLKDYADILGFPKSEIQFVPTQQVRATLIPVGDCEIELIQPMDPNGGVAKFLEKRGEAFHHICFEVADVDHELTELEKKGCALIDKKSRPGLAGMVGFLHPKSTRGVLTEICTPIKH; from the coding sequence ATGGACGTCAAAAAGCTCCATCACATCGCCCTCGTCGTCAAGGATATTGACGAGTCCCTCAAGGACTATGCCGATATCCTCGGCTTCCCCAAATCCGAGATCCAGTTCGTCCCGACCCAGCAGGTCAGGGCGACCCTCATCCCCGTGGGCGATTGCGAGATCGAGCTCATCCAGCCCATGGACCCCAACGGCGGCGTCGCGAAATTCCTCGAGAAGCGCGGCGAGGCCTTCCACCACATCTGCTTTGAAGTGGCCGATGTGGACCACGAGCTCACGGAGCTGGAAAAGAAGGGCTGCGCCCTGATAGACAAGAAGTCCCGACCCGGCCTTGCCGGCATGGTCGGCTTCCTCCATCCCAAGTCCACCAGGGGCGTCCTCACCGAGATCTGCACGCCCATCAAGCATTAG
- a CDS encoding cobalamin B12-binding domain-containing protein — MVATQKETIRVLVAKPGLDGHDRGAKIIARALRDAGMEVIYTGIRQTPEMIVSAAVQEDVDVVGLSILSGAHLELFPLIVEGLKKKGNDDAVVLAGGIIPEEDFAKLKAMGIQGVFGPGSSTQDIIDFIKKAVAAKKGK, encoded by the coding sequence ATGGTAGCCACGCAGAAAGAGACGATCCGCGTCCTCGTCGCCAAGCCCGGCCTGGATGGGCACGATAGAGGGGCCAAAATCATCGCCAGGGCCCTGCGGGACGCCGGGATGGAGGTTATCTATACCGGCATCCGCCAGACCCCTGAAATGATCGTCAGCGCCGCCGTGCAGGAAGACGTGGACGTGGTGGGCCTCAGCATCCTCTCCGGCGCGCACCTGGAGCTCTTCCCCCTCATCGTGGAGGGCCTCAAGAAGAAGGGCAATGACGATGCCGTCGTCCTCGCCGGAGGCATCATCCCGGAAGAGGACTTCGCCAAGCTCAAGGCTATGGGCATCCAGGGCGTCTTCGGCCCCGGCAGCTCCACCCAGGACATCATTGACTTCATCAAGAAGGCCGTAGCCGCCAAAAAGGGCAAATAA